TTATAGATAAAATTCCATTTTGGTTTAACGGCGAAGGATTCATATACGATACGACAACACAGCTTTACGAGATAAACCTTAACGGGAAGAAGAAAAAGCTCACCGATGAAAAAGGCATCATAGAACATTACGTTCCCTCACCAGATGGAAAGAAAGTGGCTTTCGTTGAGGTGCTTGATATCGAGAAAAATCCGATGATATCTGATATATTCATCCTAGAGATTGGTGCTGAAAAACCGCTTAAGCTTACAAAGTCAAAGATGTCCGTTGGCTCTGTTGCATGGAGCCCTGATTCGACAAAATTGGCCTTTACGGCTTCTGATTTGAAACATGGATCTTTTACAAACCATCGCGTGTACGTCATGAATGCAAAGAAGAACGCCAGGATGAGAAAAGTATGCGATGTCGATCTTTCAAAATGGAATGCTGTTAACAGCGACAGCCGCGGTGCCTCTCCTACTCCTTTTTATTGGGTTGGAGAATGGATCTATTTCACCATGACCGATGGCCCAGCTGCCAAGATTTACAGGGCAAAAGACGGAAAAGTGGAAGAATTGATCGGTGGCGAAAGATGCGTGGACGGATTCAGCATTTCCAAAAACGGGATAAGTGCATTCACGGCTATGGATTTCACTTCGCTTGACGAAGTATACATGATGAAAAACGGTAAAGAAAAGCAAATCACACATATCAACACTAAATATTTAAGAAAACTCTCACTTTCCAAACCAGAATATTTCAAAGTAAAAACATCTGACGGGAAAAATATAGACGCTTGGATCATGAAACCGATTGATTTCGATCCTAAAAAGAAGTATCCTGCCGTCCTCGAAATCCATGGTGGGCCAAAAACTTCTTACGGTTACGGCTTTTTCCTGGAATTCCAAATTCTAACCTCACACGGCTACGCCGTTATATTCTCCAATCCGAGGGGTAGCGATGGATATGGAGAAGAATTCTCTAACATATTCGGAGCTTATGGAAAAAGGGATTATCAGGATCTGATGGAAGTTATGGATGAATCACTCAAACGCTTCAAATTCATAGATGGAGAGAAGCTTGGTGTGACAGGTGGATCGTATGGGGGATACATGACAAACTGGATAATCGGTCAAACGAAGAGATTTAAAGCCGCGGTAACTCAAAGATCCATAAGCAATTGGGTTTCATTCTTTGGGACAACGGATATAGGATATTTCTTTGGACCAGAACAACTTGGAGGAGACCCATGGTCAAATCCAGAAGGATACGCTAAAATGTCCCCTTTGACCTATGCGAAAAACGTTGAAACTCCGTTGCTTTTAATTCATTCCATGGAAGATAAAAGATGCTGGATGGCAGAAGCACTTCAATTCTTTACAGCATTGAAATATTTCAAAAAAGAAGCGAAGATGGCGCTTTTCCCGGATGAGACACATGAACTTTCACGTTCCGGTAAGCCGTTGCACAGGATCAAAAGGCTTGATCTCATTTTAGATTGGTTTGAAGCTCATTTGAAGGAGAGTAAAAATTGAAGATAGTGACCAAGAATTCAAAAGCATACAGAAACTTCGAGATTTTAGATAAATATGAATGTGGCATAGAGCTAAAAGGCACGGAGGTTAAATCCCTCCGTGCCGGTAGTGCAAACATAAACGATGCCTATTGCATCGTAAGAAAAGGAGAACTGTTCATAGAAAACATGCACATAGCTCCTTACAAATCCGGAAATGTTTTCAATCACGATCCTTTGAGGCGCAGAAAGCTTCTCATGCATAAAAGAGAAATAATACGTTTGGCCAGCAAATTAGAACAAAAAGGATTGACACTTGTTCCACTTAAAGTTTACTTCAACGATAAGGGAAAAGCCAAGGTCGAGATAGCCCTGGCGAAGGGAAAACACATATACGATAAGCGTGAAGATATAGCAAAAAGGGATCAAGAGCGTGAGATGAGAAAACAGATGAAATACAAGTATTGAGCGAATGCTGATTTTGTAGGTTGTAGGGTGGTAAAATTGAGAAATCATGAAAAATGCTTAATTTGGGGGTGGGAATATCTATCCCAAACTTTTTATAAATTCCGATGCTCTATATCATAATGCAAAAAAAATAGCCACGTTGTGTCATGAAAACAACATACGACTGGTAGCCGTAACCAAAGTGTTGTGTGGCAATCCAGAAATCGCGAATATTTACTTAGAAGCCGGGGCCGATGCCATAGGGGATTCAAGAATACAGAACATCATAAGAATGAAGGAAAACGGAGTCAAAGGGCCATTTATGCTTATAAGAATTCCCATGATCAGTGAAATTCCTTACGTGGTCGAAAACGTGGATGTGATTTTGGTTTCCGAGATAGGCACGTTGAAGGAAATTTCCAAATACGCATCCAAGATGCGAAAAAAACAAAAAGTTTTGTATATGGTTGATGTTGGCGATTTGAGAGAAGGAGTGTGGTACCCGAAAGCTGTTGATGAAATAATTGAAGCTGCAAGTATATCTTCCATAGAATTGTATGGCATAGGAACGAATCTGGGGTGCTATGGAGGCGTAATTCCAGATGAAGATAGAATGAACGTTCTTATAGAAGTTGCAAAAGCGGTTGGCAAAAAAGGAGTAAGGGTAAACGTTATAAGTGGTGGAAACACCGCGGCTATACAATTAATAGAGAATGGGACACTTCCTTCAGCCATAAATGAGTATAGAATTGGAGAAGCCATAGCACTTGGAACGGATATAACGAATGGAAAAACCTTCAGTTTTTTAAGGCAAGATACGTTTGTGTTGGAAAGCGAAGTTGTGGAAGTGAAGGTAAAGCCTTCCGTTCCTCAAGGAAAAATAGGAAAAGACTCAATGGGTAGAACGCCACATTTTGAAGACAAAGGAATGCGCCTCAAAGCCATTGTGGCATTGGGCGAGCAAGATATAGCATCTGATGGAGTAATTCCAACGGAAAAGGGTATAGAAGTTCTGCATGCTTCCAGCGATCATATGGTTTTAGACGTAACGGAATGTAAAAGAGAAATAAAGGTTGGAGATACGGTGAAATTCAATTTGAAATACAGTGCTTTACTGAGAGCCATGACTTCAACTTATGTAGAAAAAATATGGAATGAAAGCGATCGGCAAAAGGAGAATTAAGATGGAGAAACTCGTAGAAGTAAGCAAAAAGGAATTCTTGTCTTTTTTTAACTCCGTAAATGTAGGAATGTTCATTCATAGAGAGGGAGAAATACTCTATGCGAATAGGTATC
This window of the Mesoaciditoga lauensis cd-1655R = DSM 25116 genome carries:
- a CDS encoding S9 family peptidase; this encodes MKKVTSQDFFGFKFVGDPQISPDGSKVIFNVSEPEEKKNDYIQKLFMYDGKKVKTFTGGPKDANARWSPDGEKIAFISKRSKDKGNDLMVIDANGGEAQVVSHFENGVASAKWLNEKTLIVQVVEKEKKDPKDDVHLIDKIPFWFNGEGFIYDTTTQLYEINLNGKKKKLTDEKGIIEHYVPSPDGKKVAFVEVLDIEKNPMISDIFILEIGAEKPLKLTKSKMSVGSVAWSPDSTKLAFTASDLKHGSFTNHRVYVMNAKKNARMRKVCDVDLSKWNAVNSDSRGASPTPFYWVGEWIYFTMTDGPAAKIYRAKDGKVEELIGGERCVDGFSISKNGISAFTAMDFTSLDEVYMMKNGKEKQITHINTKYLRKLSLSKPEYFKVKTSDGKNIDAWIMKPIDFDPKKKYPAVLEIHGGPKTSYGYGFFLEFQILTSHGYAVIFSNPRGSDGYGEEFSNIFGAYGKRDYQDLMEVMDESLKRFKFIDGEKLGVTGGSYGGYMTNWIIGQTKRFKAAVTQRSISNWVSFFGTTDIGYFFGPEQLGGDPWSNPEGYAKMSPLTYAKNVETPLLLIHSMEDKRCWMAEALQFFTALKYFKKEAKMALFPDETHELSRSGKPLHRIKRLDLILDWFEAHLKESKN
- a CDS encoding alanine/ornithine racemase family PLP-dependent enzyme, whose product is MNSDALYHNAKKIATLCHENNIRLVAVTKVLCGNPEIANIYLEAGADAIGDSRIQNIIRMKENGVKGPFMLIRIPMISEIPYVVENVDVILVSEIGTLKEISKYASKMRKKQKVLYMVDVGDLREGVWYPKAVDEIIEAASISSIELYGIGTNLGCYGGVIPDEDRMNVLIEVAKAVGKKGVRVNVISGGNTAAIQLIENGTLPSAINEYRIGEAIALGTDITNGKTFSFLRQDTFVLESEVVEVKVKPSVPQGKIGKDSMGRTPHFEDKGMRLKAIVALGEQDIASDGVIPTEKGIEVLHASSDHMVLDVTECKREIKVGDTVKFNLKYSALLRAMTSTYVEKIWNESDRQKEN
- the smpB gene encoding SsrA-binding protein SmpB → MKIVTKNSKAYRNFEILDKYECGIELKGTEVKSLRAGSANINDAYCIVRKGELFIENMHIAPYKSGNVFNHDPLRRRKLLMHKREIIRLASKLEQKGLTLVPLKVYFNDKGKAKVEIALAKGKHIYDKREDIAKRDQEREMRKQMKYKY